The genomic DNA TTCTTAAACTGCAAATAAAGTATAACTTCAAAATTGTTGAAGATTGTGCACAGGCGCATGGTGCGCAGTGTTTGGTGAATAATGAATGGCGGAATACCGGGACACTGGGTTCTGTTGCGGCATATAGTTTTTATCCAACCAAAAACTTGGGTGCATACGGTGATGCCGGGATGGTGGTTACGGATGATGATGAAATATACGAGAAACTATTGTTGTTATTCAACCACGGAAGGACTATGCATTATGAACATCAGTTGCTGGGGTATAATTACCGTATGGATACTATTCAGGCAGCTGTGCTGGATATTAAGTTGACTCAGATGCCGAAATGGATGGAAGAAAGGTATAAATTAGCTGGACGGTATAATAATGAGTTACAGGGAATTGAAGAACTTCAGTTGATAGGGCAGCGCACATGGGCAAAAACTGTGTATCATCAGTATGTATTGCGTACAAAAAAACGTGATGCGTTACTGGCATATTTAAAGTCTAAGAATATCGGTGTTGCAGTGCATTACCCTATGCCTTTGCATCTTCAGAAAGCGTATAAGTTTCTCGGATATAAACCCGGTGATATGCCTGTGGCTGAACAAATGGCAGGTGAGGTTTTGTCTTTACCATTGTTTCCTGGCTTAACATCTGATGAACAAGGATACGTTATTAGTGAAGTAAAAAGTTTTTTTGCGTGTAAATAATGTCTATTTAACGGAGGAGGAAATTGATCATGAAAATTTACATTCTCACGGATATCGAAGGAGTGTCTGGCGTTGTGCAGCAACGGCAGCAGGGTTTAAGCGGTGATGGTGACGGGTTTTACCAGCGCGCAAGGCAGTGGTTAACTATGGAAATTAATGCTGCGGTTGACGGTGCAAAAGCTGCTGGGGCGGATAAGATTATAGTCATTGACGGGCATGGGCATAATGGCGGGTATAATGTTGTATT from Elusimicrobiota bacterium includes the following:
- a CDS encoding DegT/DnrJ/EryC1/StrS family aminotransferase, coding for MEVKLLDLKRTEKEVEDKIVAAVTKIIREKRFILGSEVKEFEKHFAEYSGVKHALAVASGTAGIHIGLLAAGVKPGDAVVTTPFTFTATGECVVHTTENLRFVDIDPETCCLDIDKLETLCKKQKVDYVMPVHLYGHPVDMDKLLKLQIKYNFKIVEDCAQAHGAQCLVNNEWRNTGTLGSVAAYSFYPTKNLGAYGDAGMVVTDDDEIYEKLLLLFNHGRTMHYEHQLLGYNYRMDTIQAAVLDIKLTQMPKWMEERYKLAGRYNNELQGIEELQLIGQRTWAKTVYHQYVLRTKKRDALLAYLKSKNIGVAVHYPMPLHLQKAYKFLGYKPGDMPVAEQMAGEVLSLPLFPGLTSDEQGYVISEVKSFFACK